TGCGTTAGTGAAAAAAGAAACTTTTTTGGATGTATTCAAGGTTATTTTACCAATATCCTGAGTAAGCCTTTTGTTTTTATGAATAAGTTCAACTGCCTTTTCTTCAGAATTTGAAATATTATAATTTTTAACCCAGTCATTTCCGGTTCCTTTTGGAATAGCAGCCAGAGTTACTTCTTTTGGATCCACAAAGGTTTGTTTCATGATCCCGTTGATCATATGATGAATTGTTCCATCCCCTCCAATACAAACAAAATTCAAATACCCGTTTTTAATAGCTTGTCGAACCAATTTTTCTTCGTGATGAGGATATTCAGTTAAAACAAGTTGATAGGAAAGATTGAATTTTTTAAAATAGTTTAGAATTCTTTTAATACTTCTATGGTTTATTCCTCCTCCGGACGTGGGATTACAGATAAGATACCATTCCAACCTTGATGTTTTGGATTTCATTTTCGCAAATTACGATTTGTTTTTTATTCGTGATTTTTTAAATCTAAATCTGAATATAATACGTACTTTTAAAAAGTAGAAAAATCGAATTTATGTCAAGAAGGAAAAGAAGAATATTGAAATCTAAAAGAAACAAAATCAATAATTTAGATAGAAAAATATTAGATATATTTAATAAGAATTCAAACAGATCTCTCAATTACAAACAAATTGCGGCTAAACTTGAAATTACAGATGCAAATGGTAGAAACCAGATCGTAAAGGAACTTCAAAGATTAAAAGGGCAAAACAGACTGGATGAAGTGGACCGGGGAAAATTTATTTTAGTTCCGCTCAGCCACTATCATGAAGGAATTGTAGAGGTAACTTCAAGGGGTAATGCCTATGTGATTTGCGAAGATCTGGAACATGATATTTACATCCCTTCAAGAAACTTAAATAAAGCATTACACAATGATTATGTAAAAGTTTATATCTATAAACGTCAGAAAAATAAGAAGCAGGAAGGTGATATTGTAGAAATCATAGAAAGAGAAAAATCTGAATTTGTAGGGGTCCTGCAGAAGAACAAAAATTTTGGGTTTGTCGTTCCTGATGACCCTAAGATGTATGTCGATATTTTTATATCTCCTGAGGAATTAAATGATGCCAAGGATGGAGATAAGGTTCTGGCTACAATAACTGATTGGCCTAAAAATTCAAAAAATCCTTTTGGTCGAATTACACAGGTATTAGGTCGCCCCGGAGATCATGATACTGAGATTCATTCTATTCTGCTTGAATATGGATTACCCTACTCTTTTCCTGAAGAAGTGGAAGCTTATGCATCAAAGATTCCTATTGAAATTACTAAAGAAGAAATTGCTAAAAGAAGGGATATGCGTAAGGATCTTACCTTTACGATCGATCCTAAGGATGCAAAGGATTTTGATGATGCTTTGTCGTTTAAAGTCCTGAAAAATGGAAATTTTGAGATTGGTGTTCATATTGCAGATGTTTCTCATTATGTAAAGGAAAATACAGTTCTTGAAGACGAGGCCTATGACAGAGCTACTTCGGTCTATTTAGTAGATAGAGTAGTACCCATGCTTCCTGAAATATTATCGAATAATGTATGCTCTCTAAGGCCAAATGAAGAGAAATTGACTTTTTCAGTGGTATTTGAAATGAATGATAAGGGACATGTTGTAAAGCCGTGGTTTGGAAGAACGGTAACCTTTTCTGACCAAAGATTTACCTATGAGGAAGCCCAGGAAATCATAGAAGGAAATACGGATGGAGTTAAATCTTCACTGGTTAAGGCAATTACAACTTTGGATGGTTTAGCTAAAAAAATAAGAAAAAGAAGAATGCAGAATGGTGCGATTTCATTTGATAAAACAGAAGTGAAATTTAACCTTGATGATAAAGCGAATCCGATTGGAGTTTATATTAAAGAATCCAAGGATGCCAACAAACTTATTGAGGAATTTATGCTTTTAGCCAACAGAAGAGTAGCTGAATTTATTTCTAAAAAGAAGAAAACTTTTGTTTATCGGGTTCATGACGAACCAAATATTGATAAACTGGCTTTATTACAGGGTATTATTACGAAATTTGGATACTCAATAAATACGAATACAAGGGAGTCTACCTCAGAATCATTAAATAAATTACTTGAAGAAGTGCATGGGAAGGCAGAATCAAATATGATTGAAACCCTAACGATCAGATCGATGAGTAAAGCTATTTATACCACGGATAATATTGGACATTATGGCCTGGCTTTTGATCATTATACACATTTTACCTCTCCAATAAGACGTTATCCGGATGTTATGGCACACCGTTTGCTTCAGTTATATTTAGACGGAAGGCCTTCAGTTAAAGCTGAAAAATACGAGGAGAAATGCAGTCATTCTTCAGAAAAGGAATTTTTAGCGAGTAAGGCTGAAAGAGACTCTATTAAGTATATGCAGATCAAATACATGCAGGATCATGAAGATCAGGAATTTGAAGGAGTTATATCCGGAGTTACTGAATGGGGTATCTATGTTGAAATCATTGAGAATAAATGTGAAGGAATGGTCAGAATAAAGGATATTCAAAGTGATTACTTTATTTTCGATGAAAAGCAATACGCTTTAATTGGGCAGGCTGATAAAAGAATGTATCAATTAGGTGATCAGGTTACGGTAACTGTTAAAAATACTGATCTGGAACGAAAGCATTTAGATTTTAATCTCATTGAGGATTAGAAGTGTAACATTAAGAAATTATGAAAGTCTAATAATTGGACCACATACCATTAAGGTTTTGGTTGGAAATCATATTACAAAACAAAAATTTATAATGATGAAAAAAATAGTATTTACGTTGATGTTGATCAGTTCAGTTGCGATGGCCCAGGAAAAAGTAACAATGAATGTGGGAGATTTTCACAGTCTCAAGACTTACAGAGGTTTACAGGTTGAGATGATCAAGTCAAATGAGTCCAAAGTTGTTATTGAAGGCAACAGGTCATCTGAAGTCACTGTAAAAAATTCGAATGGTATACTGAGAATTTCCATGAGTATATCCCATACATTTTCGGCTGATGAGGTAATGGTTTATCTATATTACAAGGATGAAGTTAATTTGATAGATGCCAATGAAGGATCTTATATTTTTTCAGATGAAGTCATAAAGCAGGATCATGTGACCCTAAAAGCTCAGGAAGCGGGTCGAATCAAACTGGAAGTAGAGACTAATAAAGTTGAGTCTAATGCGGTAACCGGAGGAGAGGTAAAGGTTAAAGGAACAACCACAGAATTGGATGTAAAAGCCAATACAGGGGGTATGTTCAGAGGCGAGCGCTTAAAGTCAGAAAATGCAGAAGTATCTGCAGGAACTGGTGGGGTAGCAGATGTTCATGCATTGAAAATTGTTAATGCTAAGGCAACCACAGGAGGTGTTGTAAGCATAAGTGGAGATCCTGAAGAAGTCAAGAAAAGTGAATCCTTGGGAGGATATGTTCGTCAATAGTCAATGATTTCAGAATTTAATTATTAACTTTGTGGTCTAAATGTAAAGAACTATGATGTTACAAGCAATTTTTTTAGGTTTTGTTGGTCCATGGCAATGGATAATCATCGGTTTAGCTATTTTATTGCTGTTTGGAGGTAAGAAATTACCAGAGTTGATGAAAGGTCTTGGAACCGGTATTAAAGAATTCAAGAATGCCACCAATGAAGAAGAAGAAGCCAAAAAGGCAGAAGAAAAAAAATAATCCTATTCATTTGGATATAGATAAGAAACCTCAACCAACAAGTTGAGGTTTTTTATTTAGGACTTATTATTTTTTTGGATTCATCTCCTTAATTTTATTTGCTGCCAGAAGTGAAGCTGTCATGTCATTAAGCATGGAACTTGCAGCATTCGGATTGTTCGGGAGCAGAATGAGGTTCGAACTGCTGTCGGCCCCAATTGACTGGAGGGTGTCATAATGCTGGGTGATCACGATTAAAGCTGATGCTTCCTGTGGATTGATGCCCGCTTTGTTCAGCGTATCAACACTTTCTTCCAGACCTTTTGCTATTTCTCTTCGCTGATCAGCAATTCCTTTACCCTGAAGCCTTTTACTTTCGGCTTCTGCTTTTGCCCTTTCAACAATAAGGATACGTTGTGCATCACCTTCATGCTGAGCAGCTACTTTTTCCCTTTCAGCTGCATTAATTCGGTTCATAGCCTCCTTCACTGAAGCATCCGGGTCGATATCCGTGACCAAAGCTTTGATAATATCGTATCCATATTCAAGCATAGCTTCCTTAAGATCTCTTTTCACAGCAAAAGCGATATCATCCTTTTTTTCAAAGACATCATCAAGAATCATTTTAGGAATTTCAGCTCTTACCAAATCAAAAATATAAGCTGTTAATTGTTCATGCGGATTTTGTAGCCTGTAATAAGCATCGTAGACTTTATCTCTTAAAATCTGGTATTGAACAGAAATCTTTAACTGAACGAACACATCATCATTTGTTTTTGTTTCAACCACGACATCCAGCTGTTGAATTCTCAAACTCAATCTGGCTGCGATCCTATCGATAAAAGGAATCTTAAATTGAAGCCCTGCAAATCGGATACTGTTGAATTTTCCAAATCGTTCCACGATAAAGGCAGTTTGCTGTTTTACCATGAACAATCCGAGGAAAAGAATCAAGAGTGTTATTACAATTATCGGTATGTAAGTAGTCATTTCCATATGGTTTTGAATTTTAATTGAAAGTTACAAATAATAATTTCAATAGATGGCCCGAGGGTGATTAGAAAATATATTTATTACTTTTGACTTTCACATTCTAAAATTCAATTATGAATCGTTTTTTTAAATACGCCGGAATTTCAATTTTATTAGTGTTTCTGGTTTATATCCTGTTTATTTATTTTGTCACTTTTAGCGAGGGATACCGGGCGGGAGAACTTATTAAAATATCAAAGCGAGGCCTTATATTCAAAACCTGGGAGGGACGTTTGAGCCAAGGAGTTTCTGAAGAGCAGCAATTCAATTTTTCGGTACAGAAAAGCGATAAGGAAGTACTCGAGAAACTCAAGGAATTTCAAGGTAAACGAGTAAAACTTACTTACATCGAGAGATTTGGTACTTTTTTCTGGCTGGGAGATACGAAATACTATGTCAAGGAAGTTGAAATTCTAAAAAAAGATTCTGAATTGATGGAAAGCCAGTAAGGAAAATGAGCCATAAAATTTTTAAGACCACCAAAGAGTCGGAGATTGTGCTCACAGAGCTCATGTTGCCCTCCTATACCAATTTCAGTGGTAAAATACACGGTGGTTTTATTTTATCTCTGATGGATAAGACTGCATTTTCGGCCGCCTCAAAATTTAGTGGAGAATATTGCGTCACGGCTTCTGTTAACCGGGTAGATTTTTTGAATCCAATTGAAGTAGGGGAGTTGGTTACCTTAAAAGCCAAAGTAAATTATGTAGGAAGATCTTCTATGGTTGTTGGCATGAGGGTGGTTTCTCAGAACATTCAGACAGGAGAGGAAAAGCATTGCAATTCTTCTTATTTTTCGATGGTAGCCAGAGATAAATCAGGTAAAAGTATCCAGGTACCGGGTTTGATCTTATCAGATCAGGATGATCTCAGAAGGTTTATGAGGTCCATTGAGCACATCAACAACAGAAAAATTCGGAAAACAGAATTCAGTAAAGAGAATTTTATTCCTAACGATTACACGAAACTTCTTGAGAATTACAATGTCAAAATCGATTTTTGAGAATTACCCTAGTCTTTCTGCAGCCCTTCTTATTCTGCTCACAGTTTCTTTTTGACCTATTAAAGACGCGATATCTGGTAAATGAGGCCCTTTTAAAGCTCCTACAAGGCTTAATCTCAATGGTTGCATAACTTTACCAAATCCGATCTCTTTTGACGTTATCCAGGCTTTTAATTCAGTTTCTATATGACTAGAGCTGAAATCTGTTAATTTTTTAAACATATCGCTTAGTTCTGACATTAGAGTTGAAGTTTCTTCTTTCCAATTCTTTTTTGCCGCTTTTTCATCATAAGATTCAGGCGCAATGAAAAAGAAATTACCCAGATCCCAAAGGTCATTTACAAATGTTGCGCGTTCTTTAATTAAACCAACAACATTGGTGATATATTCCAGATCAAGTTCTTTATCAAAAGAGTTTCCCAAATGTTTTTCAAGGGTCGGGATAAAAAGATTCGCAATTTCCTGATCGCTTTTCCGGATAAGATACTGATGCTGGAACCATTTGGTTTTTTCAGCATCAAATTTTGAACCTGATTTACCCACCTTTTTAATATCAAAAGCTTCAATCAGTTCCTTAAGACTGAACAATTCCTGTTCCGTACCCGGATTCCAGCCCAAAAAGGCCAGCATATTTATAAAGGCTTCGGAAAAATAACCATCTTCACGATAGCCTATTGAAACTTCCCCGGTGTCATCATTTGTATAAGCCAAGGGAAATACCGGGAAACCGAGTTTATCCCCGTCACGCTTGCTCAATTTACCTTTTCCGGTAGGTTTTAAAATAAGAGGGAGATGAGCAAATTCCGGAGTTTTCCAGTCAAAGGCCCTGTAGAGTAGTACATGCAAGGCAAGTGAGGGTAACCATTCTTCACCTCTGATCACATGCGTTATATCCATCAGATGATCATCTACAATATTTGCAAGGTGATAAGTCGGCATTCCGTCAGATTTAAACAGGATCTTATCGTCAAGAATATTGGTATCGATCTTCATTTCTCCCCGGATCATATCATTGAGAACAAGGGATTCATTTACAGGAGATTTAAAGCGGACCACGTATTTTTCGCCATTATCGATCTTCTCTCGTACTTCTTCAGAGGAAAGCGTAAGAGAATTACATAGTTTTTCTCTGTTGTGCCAGTTATAAATAAAGGTTTTTCCTTTTTCCTGATGATCTTTTCTGTGGAAGTCCAATTCTTCGCTAGTATCAAAGGCCAGATAGGCATTACCCGATTCAATTAGCTCGTCCGCATATTTCTTATAAAGATCCTTTCTTTCAGACTGTCTGTAAGGGCCATACCCTCCATCTTTACCCGGACCTTCATCAAATGGAATGTTAGACCAGTTTAAGGCTTCAATAATATATTTCTCGGCATTGGCCACATACCTGTTCTGATCCGTATCCTCTATTCGTAAAATAAAAGTACCCTGATGCTTTTTTGCGAAAAGATAATTGAACAATGCAGTTCTCACACCTCCTATATGCAAAGGCCCTGTTGGACTTGGAGCAAACCTTACTCTGACTTTTTGATCCATCTGTTTTTAATTTTGCCGCAAAGATAATGGGTTATTATCTTTTAAGGAATTAAAGACTATAAATTTATAATTGTATTTTTAGCTGTGGATTTAGGAGACTATATCAGTTTACATGAATAGAATAAAATTAAACCTGCTTATTACGATGATTAAACTGAATTATTCAATAATTTTTTCTGTGTTTTTATTCTTTTCTTTACAGTTGTTAAATGCACAAGACTGGGCAAATTTGAATCGATTTAAAAAACAAAATGAAGCTTTAGGGATTCCTCTAAAAGGAGAGAAAAGAGTCGTTTTCATGGGTAATTCAATCACTGAAGGCTGGAAAAGCTCTGATCCTGAACTGTTTGATAATAACGGCTTTATTAACCGTGGAATCGGGGGCCAGACAACCCCGCAAATGCTCGTGCGCTTTAGATCAGACGTGATAAACCTTCAGCCCAAAGTTGTTGTAATTCTTGCGGGAACCAATGATATAGCAGGAAACACTGGGCCAATGACTTTAGAGGAAATAAGAGATAATATTGCCTCTATGGCCGAGCTCGCCAAATCAAATGGGATTTCTGTCATCATCTCCTCGGTTTTACCTGCCTATGATTACCCATGGAGGACCGGTTTAGAGCCGAATATAAAGATACCGGAACTGAATAGGATGCTTAAGGATTATGCTGGGGCCAAGGGAATGGTATATCTTGATTATTTTTCGGTTATGGCTGATGACCGAAACGGATTAGCAATTGATCTGGCTGAAGATGGTGTACACCCCACAAAGAAGGGTTATGGGATAATGAAACCCATGGTTCTTGAAGCTATAAATTTGGCTTTAAAAAACTAATCTATTTGTCGTAATCAAGAAGATCCCCAGGCTGACATTCAAGCACTGCACAAATGGCTTCAAGCGTTGAAAAGCGTATTGCCTTTGCTTTCCCTTTTTTTAAAATGGACAAATTTGACATAGTAATACCCACTTTTTCAGAAAGTTCTGTAAGGCTCATTTTCCTTTTGGCCAGCATTACATCAAGATTAACGATTATAGCCATTGTTTAAATTGTAAGTTCTTGTTCTTCTTTGATTTTTAATCCACTCATCAATATATGGGCAAGGGCCCAGATGAACAAGGCCACGAAAAGAAGGCCTTCGAAATTTGGAATTTCATCCGTGATCACGATATTTTCAAAATGGACATTATCGCTCAGGTAATAATAGGCAAGACGCATATAGGCTGCAGTAAAAATCCAGATGCCAACCAGAATATACGCTATTTTCTGTAAGGAACGGATGTTGCTTTTTGTGAACACATCTCCTTTTTTGACATTAAGAACAAATTTTCTGAATTCCCAGACAAGGAAAAGAACGGTTAGGAGAATTATAAGTAATGTTATCCCTACTTTTTTTGTGATGTAATCAGGGGTGTTGATGAAATGAATTCTCGTGGTGGCATCAACGAGCTGAACTTTAAGGTGATCACCATTTAAATATAAATCTCCTTTTTCCATAAAATTGACTTTAGCCGGAAAACTGGTTCGCAACTGCATATCATCGCTAAAGAAATCAGTGTATAACAAAATATTAAATACAATTGCGCCTAATGTTACGATCGATAACAATCCTAAAACGATGTTATTAAACCAATGGATTAGTCTTAAACTTAATGGAGGCTTTATAATTTTCATGATAGTTTATTTAGAATAACAAAGTTAATAAAAAAATATTATTATACAACATATATTTATTGTTTATCAATAAATATATAATGTTGTTCAATATTTGAGGTAATTAAAATAATCAATGTGTTTTTTGGTATATTTGTTAGAAGCAACTAACCGAGATACATGATACAGCAAACTCTTTTGAACTCATACCTGTGGCTGTTATTTCTTATTTTTCTGTTTTTGAACCATACGGTCGTATCCCAGAGTTTCAAAGACATGTTCATAAGTAAAGAAGATGGGGCTATTGATATGAGTGAATTTCTTAATTCAAATACCGGATTTTTGCCTGTACCGATTATAATTACAGAGCCCGCAGTTGGCTTCGGAGGAGGCTTGGCCCTTGCTTATTTTCACAAAGGAAAAACCTTTAATAATGAAGGCCCAAAAGGGTTAAGTCCAACCGTTAGTTTTGCCGCAGGTGCATATACAAGCAATGGAACCTGGTTTGTTGGAGGCGGTCATCAGGGTTCGTATTTGAACGACAGAATCAGATATTTGGGTGTTTTGGCATATGTTGCACCTAACCTTACTTTTTACGGTGCAGGATTTGATAATTTGAAAGAAGAATATAAGTTTAGTATGAAGGGATTTTTCACCCTTCAGGAACTACTCTATCGAATTAAAAAGGAGATTCCACTGTTTGTTGGTCTGAACTATCTTTATTTTAACAATGATATTAACTTTAAGACCGGAATTGATATACCTGAATTAGAGGAACTGGAAATAAATACGAGTACTGCAGGAATGAATGCTGTTTTTTTATATGACGGAAGAGATAACTCCTTAACCCCCAATAAGGGAGTTAAAACAGTGCTGGAAGTAGGTGCATACTCTGAAGCTTTGGGAGGAGACAGTGATTATGGGAACATGGATTCAAGAACCTACTATTATCATCCGGTTAGTGAAAGTGTATTTTCAGGATACCGACTCCACCTTGCTTCAAAATGGGGAGATGTTCCTTTTTACGAACTTCCGTTCATATCGTTAAGAGGGATTCCTGCCCTTCGTTATCAAAATGAAAACGTCTATACTTTAGAAACAGAATGGCGCTGGAATTTTAAAAAACGATGGAGTATTGTTGGATTTATTGGAGCAGGTGAAGCCTTAAAGGATTACGGAGATATATTTCGGGACGTAAAGGTGGCGGGAGGTACAGGTTTTCGTTATTTTTTGGCGAAACAATATGGTTTACACGCAGGTATAGATATTGCCAGAGGGCCCGAGATATGGGCATGGAATATAACGATTGGTAGTAATTGGTCACGCTAAAACGGGAATTATGATTGAAAAAAGGATCTTTTTATTAATTGGATTATTTATATCAATTCATCTTCAAGGACAGGAAAACCATTACTGGTTTCATAATTTTGGAGCTACTTCCTCTTTAAAAGGCGGTATCGAAGTTGCCGGGATAAGGAATGTAGCCGCGGCATATTATAATCCGGGCGCGATGGCCTTTATTGATGGCGAGTATTTTGAAGGTCAGGCTGATGTGGTTTCATTTGATGCACTCAATATTAAGAATGCAGGGGGGGAAATGATCAATCTTGACTATTTTTCTGCTGATATTGCTCCCTCTTTAATCGGGTATTTAAAGCGATCCAAGAAGAATCCAAAATTTACTTATGTTTTT
This DNA window, taken from Lutimonas zeaxanthinifaciens, encodes the following:
- a CDS encoding helix-turn-helix domain-containing protein, encoding MAIIVNLDVMLAKRKMSLTELSEKVGITMSNLSILKKGKAKAIRFSTLEAICAVLECQPGDLLDYDK
- a CDS encoding SPFH domain-containing protein, yielding MTTYIPIIVITLLILFLGLFMVKQQTAFIVERFGKFNSIRFAGLQFKIPFIDRIAARLSLRIQQLDVVVETKTNDDVFVQLKISVQYQILRDKVYDAYYRLQNPHEQLTAYIFDLVRAEIPKMILDDVFEKKDDIAFAVKRDLKEAMLEYGYDIIKALVTDIDPDASVKEAMNRINAAEREKVAAQHEGDAQRILIVERAKAEAESKRLQGKGIADQRREIAKGLEESVDTLNKAGINPQEASALIVITQHYDTLQSIGADSSSNLILLPNNPNAASSMLNDMTASLLAANKIKEMNPKK
- a CDS encoding 6-phosphogluconate dehydrogenase; protein product: MNRFFKYAGISILLVFLVYILFIYFVTFSEGYRAGELIKISKRGLIFKTWEGRLSQGVSEEQQFNFSVQKSDKEVLEKLKEFQGKRVKLTYIERFGTFFWLGDTKYYVKEVEILKKDSELMESQ
- a CDS encoding SGNH/GDSL hydrolase family protein, which translates into the protein MNRIKLNLLITMIKLNYSIIFSVFLFFSLQLLNAQDWANLNRFKKQNEALGIPLKGEKRVVFMGNSITEGWKSSDPELFDNNGFINRGIGGQTTPQMLVRFRSDVINLQPKVVVILAGTNDIAGNTGPMTLEEIRDNIASMAELAKSNGISVIISSVLPAYDYPWRTGLEPNIKIPELNRMLKDYAGAKGMVYLDYFSVMADDRNGLAIDLAEDGVHPTKKGYGIMKPMVLEAINLALKN
- a CDS encoding acyl-CoA thioesterase, with protein sequence MSHKIFKTTKESEIVLTELMLPSYTNFSGKIHGGFILSLMDKTAFSAASKFSGEYCVTASVNRVDFLNPIEVGELVTLKAKVNYVGRSSMVVGMRVVSQNIQTGEEKHCNSSYFSMVARDKSGKSIQVPGLILSDQDDLRRFMRSIEHINNRKIRKTEFSKENFIPNDYTKLLENYNVKIDF
- the tatA gene encoding twin-arginine translocase TatA/TatE family subunit is translated as MMLQAIFLGFVGPWQWIIIGLAILLLFGGKKLPELMKGLGTGIKEFKNATNEEEEAKKAEEKK
- a CDS encoding BamA/TamA family outer membrane protein, which gives rise to MIQQTLLNSYLWLLFLIFLFLNHTVVSQSFKDMFISKEDGAIDMSEFLNSNTGFLPVPIIITEPAVGFGGGLALAYFHKGKTFNNEGPKGLSPTVSFAAGAYTSNGTWFVGGGHQGSYLNDRIRYLGVLAYVAPNLTFYGAGFDNLKEEYKFSMKGFFTLQELLYRIKKEIPLFVGLNYLYFNNDINFKTGIDIPELEELEINTSTAGMNAVFLYDGRDNSLTPNKGVKTVLEVGAYSEALGGDSDYGNMDSRTYYYHPVSESVFSGYRLHLASKWGDVPFYELPFISLRGIPALRYQNENVYTLETEWRWNFKKRWSIVGFIGAGEALKDYGDIFRDVKVAGGTGFRYFLAKQYGLHAGIDIARGPEIWAWNITIGSNWSR
- the rnr gene encoding ribonuclease R, which produces MSRRKRRILKSKRNKINNLDRKILDIFNKNSNRSLNYKQIAAKLEITDANGRNQIVKELQRLKGQNRLDEVDRGKFILVPLSHYHEGIVEVTSRGNAYVICEDLEHDIYIPSRNLNKALHNDYVKVYIYKRQKNKKQEGDIVEIIEREKSEFVGVLQKNKNFGFVVPDDPKMYVDIFISPEELNDAKDGDKVLATITDWPKNSKNPFGRITQVLGRPGDHDTEIHSILLEYGLPYSFPEEVEAYASKIPIEITKEEIAKRRDMRKDLTFTIDPKDAKDFDDALSFKVLKNGNFEIGVHIADVSHYVKENTVLEDEAYDRATSVYLVDRVVPMLPEILSNNVCSLRPNEEKLTFSVVFEMNDKGHVVKPWFGRTVTFSDQRFTYEEAQEIIEGNTDGVKSSLVKAITTLDGLAKKIRKRRMQNGAISFDKTEVKFNLDDKANPIGVYIKESKDANKLIEEFMLLANRRVAEFISKKKKTFVYRVHDEPNIDKLALLQGIITKFGYSINTNTRESTSESLNKLLEEVHGKAESNMIETLTIRSMSKAIYTTDNIGHYGLAFDHYTHFTSPIRRYPDVMAHRLLQLYLDGRPSVKAEKYEEKCSHSSEKEFLASKAERDSIKYMQIKYMQDHEDQEFEGVISGVTEWGIYVEIIENKCEGMVRIKDIQSDYFIFDEKQYALIGQADKRMYQLGDQVTVTVKNTDLERKHLDFNLIED
- a CDS encoding DUF2975 domain-containing protein, whose translation is MKIIKPPLSLRLIHWFNNIVLGLLSIVTLGAIVFNILLYTDFFSDDMQLRTSFPAKVNFMEKGDLYLNGDHLKVQLVDATTRIHFINTPDYITKKVGITLLIILLTVLFLVWEFRKFVLNVKKGDVFTKSNIRSLQKIAYILVGIWIFTAAYMRLAYYYLSDNVHFENIVITDEIPNFEGLLFVALFIWALAHILMSGLKIKEEQELTI
- a CDS encoding head GIN domain-containing protein, producing MMKKIVFTLMLISSVAMAQEKVTMNVGDFHSLKTYRGLQVEMIKSNESKVVIEGNRSSEVTVKNSNGILRISMSISHTFSADEVMVYLYYKDEVNLIDANEGSYIFSDEVIKQDHVTLKAQEAGRIKLEVETNKVESNAVTGGEVKVKGTTTELDVKANTGGMFRGERLKSENAEVSAGTGGVADVHALKIVNAKATTGGVVSISGDPEEVKKSESLGGYVRQ
- the gltX gene encoding glutamate--tRNA ligase; the protein is MDQKVRVRFAPSPTGPLHIGGVRTALFNYLFAKKHQGTFILRIEDTDQNRYVANAEKYIIEALNWSNIPFDEGPGKDGGYGPYRQSERKDLYKKYADELIESGNAYLAFDTSEELDFHRKDHQEKGKTFIYNWHNREKLCNSLTLSSEEVREKIDNGEKYVVRFKSPVNESLVLNDMIRGEMKIDTNILDDKILFKSDGMPTYHLANIVDDHLMDITHVIRGEEWLPSLALHVLLYRAFDWKTPEFAHLPLILKPTGKGKLSKRDGDKLGFPVFPLAYTNDDTGEVSIGYREDGYFSEAFINMLAFLGWNPGTEQELFSLKELIEAFDIKKVGKSGSKFDAEKTKWFQHQYLIRKSDQEIANLFIPTLEKHLGNSFDKELDLEYITNVVGLIKERATFVNDLWDLGNFFFIAPESYDEKAAKKNWKEETSTLMSELSDMFKKLTDFSSSHIETELKAWITSKEIGFGKVMQPLRLSLVGALKGPHLPDIASLIGQKETVSRIRRAAERLG